The following proteins are encoded in a genomic region of Candidatus Rokuibacteriota bacterium:
- a CDS encoding c-type cytochrome — MTRVPVLVKVGMFALAVMGAYSYYANSIPQIQSKPPEELSLEGGNVTPEQLVKAGEEIFKGKGTCEVCHRVGQKGTRAPDLAGIGATAAKRKPGAGAKAYLLESLLDPGAYLVEGYPNIMPKVDRAPIGLNRSELWAVVAFLESLGGTVGVKLDDIPKTAGAIPAGGGAPVAEMKLPGDPKAGQAVFMGKGACIACHKAGAVGASPVGPDLSQIAKIQTPEYIMAKILNPGGMGTVAGYPPNVMPPTLGQTLTAKEYVDLVSFLLTLKGEGGAPSAAVKK; from the coding sequence GTGACGCGGGTCCCGGTTCTGGTCAAGGTCGGCATGTTCGCCTTGGCGGTGATGGGGGCGTACAGCTACTACGCCAACTCCATCCCCCAGATCCAGTCCAAGCCCCCCGAGGAGCTCTCGCTCGAAGGGGGGAATGTGACTCCCGAGCAACTCGTCAAAGCGGGCGAGGAGATCTTCAAGGGCAAGGGGACCTGCGAGGTCTGCCACCGCGTCGGCCAGAAGGGAACGCGGGCCCCCGACCTGGCCGGCATCGGCGCGACGGCCGCCAAGCGGAAGCCCGGGGCGGGCGCGAAGGCGTATCTGCTCGAGTCGTTACTCGACCCCGGCGCCTACCTGGTCGAGGGCTACCCGAACATCATGCCGAAGGTGGACCGGGCACCGATCGGTCTGAACCGCTCCGAGCTCTGGGCGGTCGTGGCGTTCCTCGAGTCCCTCGGAGGGACGGTGGGCGTGAAGCTCGACGATATTCCCAAGACCGCGGGGGCCATCCCCGCGGGTGGAGGAGCGCCGGTGGCAGAGATGAAGCTCCCCGGTGATCCGAAGGCGGGCCAGGCGGTGTTCATGGGGAAGGGCGCGTGCATCGCCTGCCACAAGGCGGGCGCCGTCGGGGCCTCGCCCGTCGGGCCCGACCTCTCCCAGATCGCCAAGATCCAGACCCCCGAGTACATCATGGCGAAGATCCTGAACCCCGGCGGGATGGGGACTGTCGCCGGCTACCCGCCCAACGTGATGCCGCCCACCCTCGGCCAGACGCTCACCGCGAAGGAATACGTGGACCTCGTCTCGTTCCTCCTCACGCTCAAGGGCGAGGGCGGCGCCCCGTCAGCCGCGGTGAAGAAATAA